In Phocoena sinus isolate mPhoSin1 chromosome X, mPhoSin1.pri, whole genome shotgun sequence, a genomic segment contains:
- the CRLF2 gene encoding cytokine receptor-like factor 2, which translates to MRRIFLPWAASALFLLGHLMASEETELRETLQLQIINFNFETVKVTWNASEYPGTNLTFLQRLSSNETYRPCSKYTLQQGYTAGCLLEVEKDEVLYFSIRNGTHSLLSKSLWISSYLKPRSLSDLSFQWHQGAVTVTCSDLWYKGLVYEIQHKSTFDAEWQSKEAKTCNVTLDSLDAEKCYFFRARVKTLESSYGSDTYPSDWSEVIRQQRGKLTDLCQEKRLFPNFILIAGMVTFLIASLLLLPLWKLRRVKKVLMPSVPDPRFTFSGLFESHQGNFQEWIKDTQNVAHVNKMEDGEWESIPEEAVVVQLAEMPKTAVTSPVYRQTAEEEATGEPGQLPRQLPQGGEVVSLGDVTFVMSDNSYVMF; encoded by the exons GAGAAACATTGCAGCTTCAAATCATCAACTTTAATTTTGAAACTGTGAAGGTTACATGGAATGCAAGTGAATACCCCGGGACTAATTTGACATTCCTCCAAAG GTTAAGCAGCAATGAGACATACAGACCATGCTCCAAGTATACCCTTCAACAAGGTTACACTGCCGGGTGCCTCTTGGAAGTAGAAAAAGATGAAGTTCTATATTTTTCCATCAGGAATGGAACACACTCCCTTCTTAGCAAGAGTCTGTGGATCAGCAGTTACC TGAAACCCAGATCCCTGAGTGATCTGAGCTTCCAGTGGCATCAGGGAGCAGTGACAGTGACTTGCTCTGACCTGTGGTACAAAGGTCTCGTGTATGAAATCCAGCACAAGAGTACCTTTGACGCCGAGTGGCAG TCCAAGGAGGCAAAAACCTGCAATGTCACGCTCGACAGTTTGGATGCTGAGAAGTGTTATTTCTTTCGGGCCAGAGTGAAAACGCTGGAGTCCAGCTACGGCTCTGACACATACCCAAGTGACTGGTCAGAGGTGATACGCCAGCAGAGGGGCAAGCTAACAG ATTTGTGCCAGGAAAAGAGACttttcccaaattttattttaattgctggCATGGTCACCTTCCTGAtagcctcccttctccttctgccttTATGGAAACTACGGAG GGTTAAGAAGGTTCTCATGCCCAGTGTGCCGGATCCCAGATTCACCTTCTCTGGGCTCTTTGAGTCTCACCAAGGTAACTTCCAG GAGTGGATCAAGGACACGCAGAACGTGGCTCATGTGAATAAGATGGAAGACGGGGAGTGGGAGTCTATCCCGGAAGAGGCCGTGGTGGTCCAGCTGGCCGAGATGCCCAAGACAGCGGTGACGAGCCCTGTGTACCGGCAGACAGCGGAGGAAGAGGCCACCGGGGAGCCCGGCCAGCTCCCTCGCCAGCTCCCCCAGGGTGGCGAGGTGGTCTCTCTCGGGGATGTTACGTTTGTGATGAGTGACAACTCATACGTGATGTTCTGA